In a single window of the Acipenser ruthenus chromosome 42, fAciRut3.2 maternal haplotype, whole genome shotgun sequence genome:
- the LOC117414286 gene encoding tyrosinase-like yields the protein MLQFVMLLLLLPNSLDAHFPKPCTTDEALNTKTCCPEWEGSPCGVRAGRGECDSYYKSQTTDYIDYREQWPFHFYHSLCRCHGNFDGFDCGLCKHGFKGHHCNITHTTERKEIHSLTEEEKTKFFKYLEYSKTNISSKYSILTSNDTSINSTLKFINASLYDVYIWMHYYAAKPLKGTGRNVAHEGPAFPFWHRMFLLFFEREVREMTSDDSFFIPYWNWTKTDHCDICNNDYFGESNATGLISPQSQFSKWKPICDKDNNSLGIICIQDLEESSILRNPGGDPTCNTLPTSGDVQKTIEVLNYDVREYNKSVKHSFRNTLEGYDVPQDFRQLNSAMHNLVHNYLNGTMCDVPTAVNDPIFMVHHSFVDKILEEWMDAHPDATYPENSDAIPEGQKADDFMVPFFPLVKNKYFMNHSIVFGYRYADD from the exons ATGTTACAGTTTGtgatgttgttgctgctgctgccaaaCAGTTTGGATGCTCATTTCCCCAAACCATGCACAACGGATGAAGCCCTCAACACCAAGACCTGCTGCCCAGAATGGGAAGGCTCTCCTTGTGGGGTGCGAGCAGGGCGAGGCGAATGTGATTCATACTACAAAAGTCAAACTACTGACTATATAGACTACCGTGAGCAATGGCCCTTTCATTTTTACCATAGCCTCTGCAGGTGCCATGGCAATTTCGATGGGTTTGACTGTGGCCTGTGTAAACATGGATTTAAAGGCCATCATTGTAACATTACTCACACGACTGAAAGAAAAGAGATCCACAGCTTGACAGAAGAGGAGAAAACAAAGTTCTTCAAATACCTAGAGtattcaaaaacaaatattaGTAGTAAATACTCCATTCTCACAAGCAATGATACCTCCATAAATAGCACATTGAAGTTTATTAATGCCTCTCTGTATGACGTATACATCTGGATGCATTATTATGCCGCCAAGCCTCTCAAAGGGACAGGGAGGAACGTTGCACATGAAGGTCCGGCTTTCCCCTTCTGGCACCGAATGTTCTTGCTTTTCTTTGAGCGAGAAGTGAGAGAGATGACTAGCGATGATAGCTTTTTTATTCCTTACTGGAACTGGACCAAAACAGATCACTGTGATATCTGCAACAATGATTATTTTGGAGAGAGTAATGCAACAGGATTAATCAGTCCTCAGTCCCAATTTTCTAAGTGGAAG CCCATCTGCGATAAGGATAATAATTCTCTGGGAATCATCTGCATACAGGATTTAGAGGAAAGTTCTATTTTACGAAACCCTGGTGGAGACCCAACTTGTAATACTCTACCCACATCTGGTGATGTACAGAAAACAATTGAAGTCTTAAATTATGACGTGAGAGAatataacaaaagtgtaaaacaCAGCTTCAGAAACACTCTTGAAG GGTATGATGTTCCCCAGGACTTCAGACAGCTGAATTCTGCTATGCATAACTTGGTGCACAACTATTTGAATGGAACCATGTGTGACGTTCCAACCGCTGTAAATGATCCTATCTTCATGGTACATCACAGCTTTGTCGACAA GATTTTAGAAGAGTGGATGGATGCCCATCCAGATGCTACATACCCAGAAAACAGCGATGCCATTCCTGAGGGACAGAAGGCTGATGATTTCATGGTCCCTTTCTTCCCTCTAGTTAAGAATAAATACTTCATGAATCACAGCATAGTCTTTGGATATAGGTATGCAGATGATTAG